One window of bacterium genomic DNA carries:
- the folB gene encoding dihydroneopterin aldolase produces the protein MDKIIISGIVFYGYHGTSEAERELGQKFHLDVEIKADLSLAGRSDRLEDTIDYQKVYWLVKEVERDKKYRLLEALAEDIASAILKQFPVQEVLVRIKKPQVPLAGLVDYVAIEIVRHSQQEMT, from the coding sequence ATGGACAAGATAATTATTAGCGGTATAGTCTTTTACGGCTACCACGGAACGAGTGAGGCAGAACGTGAGTTAGGTCAAAAGTTTCACCTTGACGTGGAGATCAAAGCCGATCTTTCCCTGGCTGGTCGATCAGACAGACTGGAAGATACTATTGATTATCAGAAGGTATATTGGCTGGTCAAGGAAGTGGAGAGGGATAAGAAATACCGGTTATTAGAGGCCTTGGCTGAAGATATTGCCTCGGCTATCCTGAAACAATTCCCGGTTCAGGAAGTATTGGTCAGGATTAAAAAGCCCCAGGTACCTCTGGCCGGTCTGGTAGATTATGTAGCCATAGAGATTGTTCGCCATAGTCAGCAGGAAATGACCTGA